A window of Pseudomonas guangdongensis contains these coding sequences:
- the fliD gene encoding flagellar filament capping protein FliD translates to MASISSLGVGSGLDLSGLLNQLDTAERLKLQPLAQQKAVNQSKISAYARLQGALGSLQAATTKLNDAKTFQGQTSKISGSGVAVATSADAVPGSYQVKVTQLAQAQSVATSGVASKTAALGEGTLSIKVGSGDPLEVTLDSSNNTLEGIRDAINAKKGGVTASIVNDGTATPYRLVLSSDKTGTASTMTIDFDDGGAGGDQLNGLLNAYDAGSNAGGYKQTVAAKNAELEVSGIAVSSQTNTVEGALQGVTLTVSATGDAQTLTVERDTAAMKSAITGFVDAYNTLVGTMSSLTSFNAETKVAGELLGDSALRSVQGRLRGVMSAGGEGGTYKALSDIGISLQLDGKLKIDSDKLDKAVKGDAAALSTFFAGAGGASVEDDGLAGKLASSLKDMLSSDGALTKGTEGLKERNKGLDERYERMESGINATIERYRKQFAQLDSLMANMNSTSSYITQQFNALNAQLGK, encoded by the coding sequence ATGGCTTCGATTTCATCCCTCGGCGTGGGCTCCGGACTGGATCTGAGCGGGTTGCTGAACCAGCTCGATACGGCCGAGCGCCTCAAGCTCCAACCGCTTGCCCAGCAGAAGGCGGTCAACCAGTCGAAGATTTCCGCCTATGCGCGCCTGCAGGGTGCGCTGGGTTCGTTGCAGGCGGCCACCACCAAGCTCAACGATGCCAAGACCTTCCAGGGGCAGACCAGTAAGATCAGCGGCAGCGGTGTTGCCGTGGCGACCAGCGCCGACGCGGTGCCGGGCAGCTATCAGGTCAAGGTGACCCAGCTGGCCCAGGCACAGAGCGTGGCGACCAGCGGCGTGGCAAGCAAGACCGCGGCGCTGGGCGAGGGGACGCTGAGCATCAAGGTCGGTAGCGGCGATCCTCTGGAAGTCACCCTGGATAGCAGCAACAACACTTTGGAAGGCATCCGCGATGCGATCAACGCCAAGAAAGGCGGGGTAACCGCGTCGATCGTCAATGACGGTACAGCTACGCCCTATCGACTGGTGCTGAGCTCGGACAAGACCGGTACCGCGTCGACCATGACTATCGACTTCGACGATGGCGGCGCTGGTGGAGATCAGTTGAATGGCCTGCTCAATGCCTACGATGCAGGTAGCAATGCCGGTGGCTATAAGCAGACCGTGGCGGCCAAGAATGCCGAGCTCGAAGTCAGCGGGATTGCCGTCAGCAGTCAGACCAATACCGTCGAGGGTGCTCTGCAGGGGGTGACCCTCACCGTATCCGCTACCGGCGATGCGCAGACCCTGACCGTCGAGCGCGATACCGCGGCGATGAAGTCGGCCATCACCGGCTTCGTGGACGCCTACAACACCCTGGTTGGCACCATGTCCAGTCTGACTTCGTTCAATGCCGAGACCAAGGTGGCGGGCGAGCTGCTCGGCGACTCGGCGCTGCGCAGCGTGCAAGGCCGGTTGCGCGGCGTGATGTCGGCGGGGGGCGAGGGCGGCACCTACAAGGCGCTGTCCGATATCGGTATCAGCCTGCAGCTCGACGGCAAGCTGAAGATCGACAGCGACAAGCTGGACAAGGCGGTCAAGGGCGATGCGGCAGCGCTCAGCACCTTCTTCGCCGGCGCGGGCGGGGCTAGCGTCGAGGACGATGGCCTGGCGGGCAAGCTGGCCAGCAGTCTGAAGGATATGCTTTCCAGCGACGGGGCTCTGACCAAGGGCACCGAGGGCCTGAAGGAGCGCAACAAGGGGCTGGACGAGCGTTATGAGCGGATGGAGAGCGGCATCAACGCCACCATCGAGCGCTACCGCAAGCAGTTCGCCCAGCTCGACTCGCTGATGGCCAACATGAATTCGACCAGCAGCTACATTACCCAGCAATTCAATGCCCTGAACGCCCAGCTGGGCAAGTGA
- the fliE gene encoding flagellar hook-basal body complex protein FliE, protein MSTPAIQSALQQLQSLATQAAGSAAQGQASTSAASSAFGGELQAAIQRINRLQQAASARGEAFQSGDPNVALNDVMVDMQKASVAFQMGVQVRNRLVGAYKEVMNMQV, encoded by the coding sequence ATGAGCACACCGGCCATTCAATCCGCGCTGCAGCAATTGCAGTCCCTGGCCACCCAGGCCGCCGGCAGTGCCGCTCAAGGCCAGGCTTCCACAAGCGCGGCGAGCAGTGCCTTCGGCGGCGAGCTGCAGGCGGCGATCCAGCGCATCAACCGCTTGCAGCAGGCCGCCAGCGCGCGTGGCGAAGCCTTCCAGTCCGGCGATCCGAACGTGGCGCTCAACGACGTGATGGTCGACATGCAGAAGGCCAGCGTGGCTTTCCAGATGGGCGTGCAGGTGCGCAATCGCCTGGTTGGCGCCTACAAGGAAGTGATGAACATGCAGGTGTGA